In Amycolatopsis sp. EV170708-02-1, the following are encoded in one genomic region:
- a CDS encoding ROK family transcriptional regulator, giving the protein MNHPGHSGTRPREARRANTAAVLQLLARSGPLARGDIAKELSLNHGSVSRIVEPLLSAGVVRELVERPVGARVGRPRVPVELDSSSRYSVGVHLGLERTTLGLIDLSGRCVETYAETRDPADSAATVRHAAELAAGMADAAPGPVLGVGVTAGGEVDRATGRVVRNDVLGWADVRVDGVFRERTGLDVVVDGNVAALLGAELTFGAGLGRHDVSYLFIGNVTETGFLRRPVDTHSNGIVQGGFGRLLVPELTGGGYGRFGECGTDVALLAAARSAGIVATSLGELIRLAATDPAAAGLLEARSAQVALVADTVYDLMRPDLIVLGGSGAPSDRWLDAVRDRVETAPPGALARPLARGNPLVVAAAGLVVRAFFTSGEWS; this is encoded by the coding sequence ATGAACCACCCGGGCCACAGCGGAACCCGGCCGCGTGAGGCCCGGCGGGCCAACACGGCCGCCGTGCTCCAGTTGCTCGCCCGGAGCGGTCCGTTGGCGCGCGGCGACATCGCGAAGGAACTGTCACTCAACCACGGCAGCGTCAGCCGGATCGTCGAGCCCTTGCTGTCCGCCGGTGTCGTCCGTGAACTCGTCGAGCGGCCGGTCGGCGCCCGGGTCGGCAGGCCCCGCGTGCCGGTGGAGCTCGACTCGTCCAGCCGGTACTCGGTCGGTGTGCACCTCGGCCTCGAACGGACCACGCTCGGACTGATCGACCTCTCCGGTCGCTGCGTCGAGACGTACGCCGAGACCCGCGATCCGGCGGACAGCGCCGCCACAGTGCGGCACGCCGCGGAGCTGGCCGCCGGGATGGCGGACGCCGCGCCGGGACCTGTGCTGGGCGTCGGGGTCACCGCCGGCGGTGAAGTGGACCGGGCGACCGGCCGGGTCGTGCGCAACGACGTGCTGGGCTGGGCCGACGTCCGGGTCGACGGCGTGTTCCGCGAGCGGACCGGGCTCGACGTCGTGGTGGACGGCAACGTGGCGGCCCTGCTGGGTGCCGAACTCACCTTCGGCGCGGGGCTCGGCCGGCACGACGTGTCGTACCTGTTCATCGGCAACGTCACGGAGACGGGGTTCCTCCGCAGGCCGGTGGATACGCACTCGAACGGCATCGTTCAGGGCGGTTTCGGCCGCCTTCTCGTACCCGAGCTCACCGGTGGCGGGTACGGGCGCTTCGGTGAGTGCGGGACGGACGTGGCGTTGCTCGCCGCCGCCCGGTCCGCCGGGATCGTGGCGACCTCGCTGGGGGAGCTGATCCGCTTGGCGGCGACGGATCCGGCCGCGGCCGGGCTGCTCGAGGCTCGCAGCGCCCAGGTGGCTCTGGTGGCCGACACGGTGTACGACCTGATGCGGCCGGACCTGATCGTCCTCGGTGGCAGCGGCGCGCCGTCGGACCGATGGCTCGACGCGGTGCGCGATCGCGTCGAGACGGCTCCGCCGGGAGCACTGGCCCGGCCACTGGCGCGGGGCAATCCGTTGGTCGTCGCGGCGGCGGGGCTCGTCGTGCGTGCCTTTTTCACCAGTGGGGAGTGGTCATGA